The Impatiens glandulifera unplaced genomic scaffold, dImpGla2.1, whole genome shotgun sequence genome has a segment encoding these proteins:
- the LOC124917319 gene encoding nucleolar and coiled-body phosphoprotein 1-like, producing the protein MPSTSYVENTNPKPTSRLLALKPRQVLLAELNAKAALTMKPSTESRSVLIHSILCFLDSNAFSKTLKRFLSEAQIQDDSWKACSFNLEDIFSNHFQTCDTKSVILEKEVQPEIKGAAAEEDVKKKKKKSDANAELDPIGKDNTLEMDEQKKKEKSKRRKNKSGLELQELEKESEQPGLSTVTEEKGKKKKNKVDRSSLEEGGKEVGKEEKEKSKDGKKIKKKGFEKDSIEGDKSKEEVISKEKSKKRKRSLSDENAETKNLQEGKISDPVIEVNSVNGDNGKSEKKKSIENGHVSENHLQDLSVSRQDNEEDNSDAGRSAKKQRIESAEPKSAANAFRRVKVEEVVFTDERLQDNSYWAKDGADIGYGAKAQEVLGQVRGRGFRHEKTKKKRGSYRGGQIDLDSHSVKFNYSDEE; encoded by the exons ATGCCGTCGACTAGCTACGTTGAAAacacaaaccctaaacccaCAAGCCGACTTCTTGCTCTTAAACCTCGGCAGGTACTACTAGCTGAGCTCAACGCCAAGGCCGCGCTAACGATGAAGCCCTCCACCGAAAGCAGGTCTGTTCTCATCCATTCCATCCTGTGCTTCCTCGACTCCAACGCCTTCTCCAAAACCCTCAAGCGCTTTCTCTCTGAAGCTCAAATTCAG GATGATAGTTGGAAGGCCTGCTCATTTAATCTGGAAGACATATTTAGCAATCATTTCCAGACATG TGACACTAAATCTGTCATTCTGGAGAAAG AGGTACAACCAGAAATTAAAGGTGCTGCTGCTGAAGAAGatgtgaaaaagaaaaagaagaaaagtgaTGCCAATGCAGAATTAGATCCCATTGGAAAGGATAATACTTTGGAGATGGATGaacagaaaaagaaagaaaaaagcaAGAGGAGGAAAAACAAATCTGGTCTTGAATTACAAGAACTTGAGAAAGAATCAGAACAGCCAGGATTGTCTACAGTAAcagaagaaaaaggaaaaaagaagaaaaacaaagtTGATAGATCATCTCTTGAAGAGGGTGGAAAAGAAGTTggtaaagaagaaaaagaaaaatctaaagatggaaagaaaataaaaaagaaaggtTTTGAGAAAGATTCCATTGAAGGTGACAAAAGTAAAGAGGAAGTCATTAGTAAAGAGAAATCCAAAAAGAGGAAAAGATCACTTTCCGATGAAAATGCTGAGACAAAAAATTTGCAGGAGGGCAAGATCAGTGATCCAGTTATAGAAGTAAATTCTGTTAATGGCGATAATGGGAAGTCAGAGAAGAAAAAGAGCATTGAAAATGGTCATGTGAGTGAAAATCACTTACAGGATTTGTCAGTTAGTAGGCAAGATAATGAAGAAGACAATTCTGATGCTGGTAGATCCGCTAAGAAACAGCGTATTGAATCTGCAGAG CCTAAGTCAGCAGCAAATGCATTTAGAAGAGTAAAAGTGGAAGAGGTGGTTTTCACTGATGAGAGGCTACAAGATAATTCCTATTGGGCAAAG GATGGAGCAGATATTGGGTATGGTGCCAAAGCTCAAGAAGTTCTTGGACAAGTTAGAGGAAG GGGCTTCCGCCacgaaaaaacaaaaaagaaacgTGGTTCATACAGAGGGGGGCAGATTGATTTGGATTCTCATTCGGTAAAGTTTAACTATTCGGACGAAGAATGA
- the LOC124917324 gene encoding calponin homology domain-containing protein DDB_G0272472-like yields the protein MGRDSALFKHLTQVDFEEIRQKGTREAKEVIDRVAETGLEYFLGGPHVLYKDAVTEFFNTATISDKKITATVCGTEIELTEASVAKSLCLPTAGQDATADIELKTFEAACQILSATKETIKVSGSKSTLKPEYIPICDIFARAILARGGNYSSLTKDKIRMLPAPGSTGGRKKATGKKAAPAKEKAESKGKEKVTFSEPPQQTEDEESASHSERTDTEKTDDERSTNEEEHSGQSPDNAGPDTNPETTEGGEDDGEEGGEEAGDEGGDKDNEEAEEAEADRVQLRKLTTRIRKITEKFEEVGPEDTLTPRVLERLEKAKGDLIQEIDRLEAMYSHREIPVYTAPRIETSPDHCPTPPRENAASEESDERADPLLTGKSPLTQPEVSESDFTKEWVESRLQRFEDSTTKRIDSRIQEFEDSAVQPFKERFQRIVCSALKFADTTRYLLDKTKERLSEIDEDQQEEAVLRSKYFKRTVILEDTTSELKENFGRLERETDQRLAEVAEDLINADAAVVEANAQAAKKVQDELDAEASKEKEAPRSSQLTEEEEESERLRRAEAKFPGLTKKAAAQAAKDVARLERERRRLEGFADDNKKKKGGLFCFSSD from the exons ATGGGACGCGATTCGGCCTTGTTTAAGCACTTGAcccaggtggatttcgaggaaatccgacagaaaGGCACGCGCGAGGCAAAggaggttattgaccgggtagccGAAACCGGTCTGGAGTACTTTCTCGGCGGCCCTCATGTTCTTTATAAGGATGCGGTTACGGAATTCTTCAATACCGCAACCATCTCTGACAAAAAGatcaccgcaactgtatgcggtactgaaatagagctcaccgaggcatCGGTGGCTAAGAGCCTGTGTCTTCCAACggccggccaggatgcaacggcggaCATCGAGCTCAAAACCTTTGAGGCAGCATGCCAGATACTCTCGGCGACTAAGGAGACGATAAAAGTATCCGGTAGCAAATCAACGTTGAAACCGGAGTATATTCCAATCTGTGACATATTTGCACGAGCGATTCTAGCACGGGGAGGAAACTATAGCAGCTTAACAaaggacaaaatcaggatgcta ccggcccccggttccacaggtggccgaaagaaggcGACCGGCAAGAAAGCGGCCCCAGCCAAAGAAAAGGCcgaaagcaaaggaaaagagaaagtcACTTTCTCGGAACCGCCGCAGCAAACGGAGGATGAAGAATCGGCTTCCCACTCTGAAAGAACCGATACAGAAAAGACCGATGATGAAAGATCGACCAATGAAGAAGAGCATTCGGGCCAGAGCCCCGATAATGCCGGACCTGacaccaaccctgagaccaccgagggtggtgAAGATGATGGTGAAGAAGGTGGTGAAGAAGCCGGTGATGAAGGCGGCGACAAAGATAatgaggaggccgaagaagcagaggctgATAGG GTACAACTACGGAAGCTAACCACACGCATCCGGAAGATTACAGAGAAGTTCGAAGAGGTGGGACCGGAAGACACCTTAACACCGCGGGTGTtagaaaggcttgaaaaagccaaaggagACCTTATTCAAGAAATTGACCGGCTAGAGGCAATGTACAGTCACAGAGaaataccggtctatactgctccccgGATCGAAACGAGTCCGGAtcactgtccaacacctccaagggagaatGCGGCATCAGAAGAATCCGATGAAAGGGCGGATCCTCTTCTCACCGGGAAATCTCCACTTacacaaccggaagtctccgaaTCAGACTTCACAAAGGAATGGGTTGAAAGCCGTCTTCAAAGGTTTGAAGACTCAACAACAAAACGGATTGATAGCcgtattcaagagtttgaagactccgcGGTTCAGCCATTCAAGGAGAGATTCCAAAGAATCGTTTgctcggcactcaagttcgccGACACCACAAGGTATCTTTTGGACAAAACGAAAGAACGGCTCTCAGAAATCGACGAAGATCAACAGGAAGAGGCGGTTCTGCGCAGTAAATATTTTAAGCGAACCGTAATTTTGGAGGATACGACCTCCGAGTTAAAGGAAAACTTTGgccggcttgaaagagagaccgatcaacgattGGCGGAGGTTGCTGAGGacctg ATAAATGCGGATGCCGCGGTTGTAGAGGCTAATGCCCAAGCGGCTAAGAAGGTCCAGGATGAGCTGGACGCCGAAGCAAGTAAAGAGAAGGAGGCACCGCGATCATCCCAACTTACCGAGGAAGAAGAGGAATCCGAGCGACTTCGAAGGGCAGAGGCCAAGTTCCCGGGACTTACAAAGAAagcagccgctcaagctgcAAAGGATGTTGCGCGGTTAGAAAGGGAGAGACGGAGGCTGGAAGGTTTCGCGGACgacaataaaaagaaaaaaggcGGCCTCTTCTGCTTCAGTTCCGACTAA